From Toxorhynchites rutilus septentrionalis strain SRP chromosome 2, ASM2978413v1, whole genome shotgun sequence, a single genomic window includes:
- the LOC129766340 gene encoding uncharacterized protein K02A2.6-like has product MADADLKQAILRLTDLIANQQQQIAALQQGNANQVGSEKIIESLSTGIDEFQYDPDGGIFFDSWYARYEDVFKEDGKHLDDKAKVRLLLRKIGTQFHERYVNSVLPSHPRDFSFEDTVKKLKKLFGRQKSLFNARYQCLQYVKNEVDDFSSYSASVNKHCEAFQIGKLSSDQFKTLRFVCGLQSPRDSDIRTRLIGKLEAEENAPPADGANLKLENLVEECNRIINLKQDTQMIEKGCTDKSKVNAISRHRTSNGKEKKSPKTPCWFCGDLHYVKECPYQTHTCSKCKRKGHKEGYCSSSEKKPTKQIDKPKPKDIVKSKGIAVKRVDLKAKRKFVKIDINGVPAKLQLDCASDITIISKRTWTSVGKPVTETTDVAAVSASGDGIDIVGEFNAEITIQDVTKVGRIFVTSNPDLNVLGIETIDQFDLWSVPFSSLVNSIQQNSIATMQKLQAKFPEVFQPTLGCCTKAKVTLYPKPDARPVYCPKRPVAYAALPKVDAELQRLQDNGIISPVQFSDWAAPIVVVRKSDVSVRICGDYSTGLNNALESDRHPLPHPDDIFGELAGCRFFSCIDLSDAYLQVEVEEASRKLLTINTHKGLFLYNRLPPGVKSAPGAFQRIIDSMLAGIPGVKPYLDDILIAGKTQEEHDRSLNDVLQRIREYGFHLRIEKCRFSLPQIKFLGHIVDKDGLRPDPTKTRAISEMSAPTNLSQLRSYLGAINYYGRFVGQMKELRAPLDCLLKKDAAWKWTADCQKSFDRFKSILVSNLLLTHFDPNKEIIVAGDASKNGLGAVILHLFSDGSVKAIAHASRSLTPAEENYGQIEKEALALVFAVTRFHKMIFGRKFVLQTDHKPLLKIFGSKKGIPVYTANRLQRWALTMLLYDFDIQFIPTASFGHADLLSRLMSSHNKPDEEYVIAALQTETDVKSILEDSISNLPVTSEMIAKATQDDPVLQEVITFISNGWPNRASDIRTPAVHPFFSRREGLQVSQDCVMFCDRVVVPERFRKRIIRQLHRGHPGIDRMKSLARSFVYWPNIDDDVESFVRQCCSCATAAKSPRKTTLASWPIPTKPWDRVHIDYAGPVDGYYYLVVVDAYSKWPEIFRTRTTTTTVTLEILQETIARYGNPHSLVSDNGTQFVSSRFKQFCKENGIQHLTTAPYHPQSNGQAERFVDTLKRGLKKLVEGEKAVMFQDLQTFLSVYRSTPNRSIDGKTPADLFLGRPLRTTLDLLKPCPPSPTLVNEKQNSQFNRRHGAMKRTFDAEEMVFAQVHYRNTTKWVPGQIIERKGNVNYTVLLENGRLIRAHTNQLRQRYGSNADADSTPENQLPLALLIDEFNLQDMKPPGPVVPPKEDEQPIPDDEPMPVDGEQEVVEDDVNDDESDVPIEDSPQPVRPEGRLRRLPAWLAPYDIF; this is encoded by the coding sequence ATGGCCGACGCAGATTTGAAGCAAGCGATTCTCCGGCTGACTGATCTCATCGCAAACCAGCAGCAGCAGATTGCAGCTCTCCAGCAGGGTAACGCCAATCAAGTTGGAAGCGAGAAGATCATCGAGTCACTCTCCACGGGAATCGACGAGTTTCAGTACGATCCAGACGGCGGCATCTTCTTCGATTCGTGGTATGCTCGATACGAGGACGTGTTCAAGGAGGACGGAAAGCATTTGGATGACAAAGCAAAGGTCAGGCTACTTCTGCGGAAAATCGGCACGCAATTCCACGAACGCTACGTGAACAGTGTTTTGCCGAGTCATCCGcgggatttttcattcgaagacACCGTCAAGAAGCTGAAGAAACTTTTTGGACGCCAAAAGTCACTCTTCAACGCACGCTACCAGTGTCTTCAATACGTGAAAAATGAAGTCGACGATTTTTCGTCTTACTCAGCATCGGTGAACAAGCACTGCGAAGCGTTCCAGATCGGAAAGCTATCCAGCGACCAATTCAAGACGCTCAGGTTCGTATGCGGTCTCCAGTCACCACGCGATTCGGATATCCGGACCAGGCTGATCGGGAAGTTGGAAGCTGAAGAAAACGCGCCGCCCGCCGACGGTGCCAACCTCAAGCTTGAAAACCTGGTTGAGGAGTGCAACCGCATCATCAACCTTAAGCAAGACACGCAAATGATCGAGAAAGGTTGTACGGACAAGTCTAAAGTCAACGCAATCTCTCGTCATCGTACTTCAAACGGAAAGGAGAAGAAGTCACCAAAAACACCTTGCTGGTTCTGTGGGGATCTTCATTATGTCAAGGAGTGCCCCTACCAGACACACACATGTTCAAAGTGTAAACGGAAGGGCCACAAGGAAGGGTACTGCTCCTCATCCGAGAAGAAGCCGACAAAGCAGATTGACAAACCCAAACCTAAGGACATCGTCAAGTCTAAAGGTATTGCGGTTAAGCGAGTCGATCTGAAAGCAAAGCGGAAGTTCGTGAAAATCGACATCAACGGTGTACCAGCAAAGTTGCAGCTCGATTGTGCATCTGACATTACCATCATCTCCAAACGAACTTGGACATCGGTGGGTAAGCCTGTCACCGAGACAACGGATGTCGCTGCTGTGAGCGCCTCGGGTGACGGCATCGACATCGTAGGTGAATTCAACGCTGAAATCACCATCCAAGACGTGACGAAAGTGGGCCGCATTTTTGTTACAAGCAATCCGGATCTCAACGTTCTGGGAATTGAAACGATCGATCAGTTCGATCTCTGGTCGGTTCCGTTCAGTTCATTAGTCAACTCAATCCAACAAAACTCAATAGCAACAATGCAGAAGCTGCAAGCGAAGTTCCCTGAAGTGTTCCAACCAACCCTCGGATGCTGCACCAAAGCTAAGGTAACGCTCTACCCGAAGCCAGATGCACGACCTGTGTACTGCCCCAAGCGACCGGTTGCCTACGCTGCCCTTCCGAAGGTTGATGCTGAGCTGCAGAGACTTCAAGACAACGGCATCATCTCGCCAGTCCAGTTTTCTGATTGGGCTGCACCTATCGTCGTGGTTCGTAAATCTGATGTCTCCGTTCGCATTTGTGGTGACTATTCCACAGGTCTCAACAATGCACTAGAATCAGATCGCCATCCACTGCCTCATCCGGACGATATCTTCGGTGAACTCGCCGGTTGCCGTTTCTTCTCCTGTATCGATCTTTCGGATGCCTATCTCCAGGTCGAAGTTGAAGAAGCTTCTCGGAAACTGCTAACGATAAACACACACAAAGGTCTGTTCCTGTACAACCGATTGCCACCCGGAGTCAAATCCGCACCAGGTGCATTCCAGAGGATCATCGACAGTATGCTAGCCGGAATTCCTGGAGTGAAACCGTACCTGGATGACATTCTAATTGCTGGAAAGACCCAAGAAGAGCACGATCGTAGTCTGAATGATGTGCTCCAACGTATTCGTGAGTATGGATTCCATCTGCGCATCGAGAAGTGCCGTTTTTCACTTCCGCAGATCAAGTTTTTGGGTCACATCGTCGACAAGGATGGTCTCCGCCCGGATCCAACCAAAACAAGAGCAATCTCTGAGATGTCAGCACCAACGAATTTGTCGCAACTGCGTTCATACCTGGGTGCGATTAACTATTATGGACGGTTCGTTGGACAGATGAAGGAACTCCGAGCGCCGCTGGACTGTCTACTGAAGAAAGACGCTGCTTGGAAGTGGACTGCCGATTGTCAAAAGTCGTTCGATCGGTTCAAATCCATTCTGGTCTCCAATCTCTTGCTGACACACTTTGATCCTAACAAGGAAATTATCGTGGCTGGAGACGCTTCCAAGAATGGGCTGGGCGCCGTCATCCTACACCTTTTCTCCGACGGGTCTGTCAAGGCTATCGCTCATGCTTCAAGGTCACTCACTCCTGCGGAAGAAAATTATGGTCAAATTGAAAAGGAAGCGCTCGCGTTGGTGTTTGCAGTAACACGCTTCCACAAAATGATTTTCGGTCGCAAATTCGTGCTGCAAACTGACCACAAGCCACTCCTCAAGATTTTTGGCAGCAAAAAAGGAATCCCCGTCTACACAGCCAATCGACTTCAGCGTTGGGCACTAACGATGTTGCTTTACGACTTTGATATCCAGTTTATCCCAACAGCAAGTTTCGGACACGCTGACTTGTTATCACGTCTAATGAGCAGCCACAACAAGCCTGACGAGGAGTACGTGATCGCTGCTCTCCAAACGGAAACCGACGTAAAGTCAATTCTCGAAGATTCCATCTCCAACTTACCTGTCACGTCAGAAATGATCGCCAAGGCAACTCAAGACGACCCAGTGCTTCAAGAGGTTATCACCTTCATCAGCAATGGCTGGCCTAACAGAGCAAGCGATATCCGCACTCCAGCTGTTCATCCGTTTTTCTCAAGACGCGAGGGTCTTCAAGTTAGCCAGGACTGCGTCATGTTCTGCGATCGAGTCGTGGTCCCTGAACGGTTCCGCAAACGCATCATCCGACAACTCCACCGTGGACACCCTGGAATCGATAGGATGAAGTCACTCGCCAGAAGCTTTGTATACTGGCCCAACATCGACGATGACGTTGAATCGTTCGTGCGTCAATGTTGTTCCTGTGCCACTGCTGCGAAATCACCTCGTAAAACTACTCTTGCGTCCTGGCCGATACCAACAAAACCGTGGGACAGAGTTCATATCGACTACGCTGGTCCAGTTGATGGTTACTACTACCTTGTGGTAGTTGACGCCTATTCGAAGTggccagaaatctttagaacgCGAACCACAACAACCACGGTGACGCTGGAGATTCTACAAGAAACAATCGCAAGATATGGCAACCCGCATAGTCTTGTGTCCGATAACGGTACCCAGTTCGTTAGTAGCCGTTTCAAGCAATTCTGCAAAGAAAATGGTATCCAGCACCTGACGACAGCCCCGTACCATCCCCAATCCAATGGACAAGCCGAACGTTTCGTTGATACTCTCAAAAGAGGACTGAAGAAACTTGTCGAAGGGGAGAAGGCAGTAATGTTCCAGGATCTGCAGACGTTTCTATCGGTTTATCGGTCAACACCAAACAGAAGCATAGATGGTAAGACGCCAGCTGATCTATTTCTAGGTCGACCGCTACGAACGACACTGGATCTGCTGAAGCCGTGTCCTCCAAGTCCAACGCTGGTCAACGAAAAGCAAAATTCCCAGTTCAACAGACGACACGGTGCGATGAAACGAACCTTTGATGCTGAAGAAATGGTCTTTGCCCAGGTTCATTATCGTAACACAACAAAGTGGGTTCCAGGTCAAATCATCGAGCGCAAGGGTAACGTAAACTACACCGTGTTGCTCGAGAACGGACGACTCATTCGAGCACACACAAACCAACTTCGACAACGATATGGAAGCAATGCCGATGCTGATTCTACACCTGAAAATCAACTTCCTTTGGCACTGCTGATCGATGAATTCAATCTTCAAGATATGAAACCTCCGGGTCCAGTAGTTCCTCCAAAAGAAGATGAGCAACCGATTCCTGATGATGAGCCGATGCCTGTCGATGGTGAACAAGAAGTTGTTGAAGACGACGTTAACGACGATGAATCTGATGTTCCTATTGAAGACTCTCCACAGCCCGTCAGACCAGAAGGAAGACTTCGTAGGCTCCCAGCATGGCTTGCACCATACGATATTTTCTAA